A window of the Alphaproteobacteria bacterium genome harbors these coding sequences:
- a CDS encoding TRAP transporter small permease subunit, whose amino-acid sequence MSSQESIQASASRDIPNILVLSEKLGRLSSTIGQWASLFLIPMVLITVWDVFQRKVLKFVGDFLLNNDMLAARDWMYGNLLEWLPFRSTLLQELEWHFHVATFALVLGYGYVYNRQVRVDLVREKLSNYKQAWIELIGVSVFMIPFCLIVAYFSIEYAANAYETNEQSSSLVGLSHRWAIKSILVFGLLLAAVSGFSVWLQVFYKVFGPRGNDFPCYVIESEAEKIARREIMENIDASFGDGSNEAKRGNSTQLMNRQMDDTALKHEEDAKGQVVFTSIAVVIMVAVLVIIFHTFNFWAWLL is encoded by the coding sequence ATGTCCAGTCAAGAATCGATCCAGGCATCCGCATCCCGCGACATCCCCAATATTCTGGTGCTGAGCGAAAAGCTGGGGCGCCTGTCGTCAACCATCGGCCAATGGGCGTCGCTTTTCCTGATCCCGATGGTCCTGATTACGGTCTGGGATGTTTTCCAGCGGAAGGTCCTGAAGTTCGTCGGCGATTTCCTGCTGAACAACGACATGCTTGCGGCCAGGGACTGGATGTACGGCAACCTGCTGGAATGGCTGCCATTCCGGTCGACCCTGCTGCAGGAACTCGAGTGGCATTTCCATGTGGCGACATTCGCGCTCGTCCTGGGTTACGGCTACGTCTACAACCGCCAGGTCCGGGTCGATCTCGTCCGAGAAAAGCTGAGCAATTACAAACAGGCCTGGATCGAACTGATCGGCGTTTCGGTCTTCATGATCCCGTTCTGCCTGATCGTCGCCTATTTCTCGATCGAATACGCAGCCAATGCCTATGAAACCAACGAACAGTCGTCGTCGCTGGTCGGGCTGAGCCATCGCTGGGCGATCAAGTCCATCCTGGTCTTCGGCCTGCTTCTTGCCGCCGTATCCGGTTTCTCCGTCTGGCTGCAGGTGTTTTACAAAGTCTTCGGGCCGCGCGGGAACGACTTCCCGTGTTACGTGATTGAAAGCGAGGCGGAAAAAATCGCCCGCCGCGAAATCATGGAAAACATCGATGCCTCATTCGGCGACGGTTCAAACGAGGCCAAACGCGGCAACAGTACGCAACTGATGAACCGGCAAATGGACGATACGGCCCTGAAGCATGAAGAAGATGCAAAGGGGCAGGTCGTCTTTACCAGCATTGCCGTCGTCATCATGGTCGCCGTCCTGGTCATCATCTTCCACACCTTCAATTTCTGGGCGTGGCTGCTCTGA
- a CDS encoding ATP12 family protein yields MKRFYTEAAVRETSAGAYCVALDGRVMRTPGRELLSLPNRALAEAIVREWAEQPEKIDPKAMPMTRFANTAIDRVRPRRDTVVDEIAAYGETDLLCYRADGPESLAALQDEIWQPHLDWAAERYGARMLVTRQVLHVAQPPDSLSVLRDAVAQRNDFTLSALHTLTAILGSVVLALAVSERRLDAAAAAAASLVDELWQAEKWGHDHEAVSRRDAVQAEIASAARFLAVSEA; encoded by the coding sequence GTGAAGCGATTCTACACGGAGGCCGCCGTCCGGGAGACGTCGGCGGGGGCGTATTGCGTTGCGCTGGACGGGCGGGTCATGCGGACCCCCGGCCGGGAACTGCTCAGCCTGCCGAACCGCGCGCTGGCCGAGGCCATAGTCCGCGAATGGGCGGAACAGCCCGAGAAGATCGATCCGAAAGCGATGCCGATGACCCGGTTCGCGAATACGGCAATCGACCGGGTGCGTCCGCGGCGGGATACAGTGGTCGATGAAATAGCCGCCTATGGCGAGACCGACCTGCTGTGCTACCGCGCGGATGGTCCGGAATCGCTGGCGGCGCTGCAGGACGAGATATGGCAACCCCATCTGGACTGGGCGGCGGAACGCTATGGCGCCCGGATGCTGGTTACACGGCAGGTCCTGCATGTTGCGCAGCCGCCGGATTCGCTCTCGGTGTTGCGGGATGCGGTGGCGCAACGGAACGACTTCACCCTGTCGGCCCTGCATACGCTGACGGCGATCCTGGGGTCCGTGGTCCTGGCGCTGGCGGTGTCCGAAAGGCGGCTCGATGCGGCAGCCGCGGCGGCTGCCAGCCTTGTCGACGAACTCTGGCAGGCGGAAAAATGGGGACACGATCACGAAGCCGTATCCCGCCGGGACGCCGTTCAGGCCGAAATAGCCAGTGCTGCGCGCTTTCTGGCGGTTTCGGAGGCATAG
- a CDS encoding threonine aldolase family protein produces MPEIRIDLYSDTQTRPTPGMRQAMANAEVGDEQRGEDPSTNRLCEMTKALLGKEAAVFMPSGTMCNQIAILVQCNPGDDIIADRTAHIINSEGGGPAVFAGAMIRPVDGVRGVFQPDQAEAAIRKARRHAPRSRMIAIEQTANAGGGTVWPLDTIRGVGDVAKKHGLVMHMDGARLLNAAVASGVPAREFAEPFDSLWLDLSKGLGCPVGAVLAGSADFVEQAWQWKQRMGGAMRQSGVIAAAGVYALEHHVERLAEDHENARFFAESVANLPGIRVETDGIDSNMVFFDVSETGMTAAQVHDRLLEHGVRIGENDRTRMRVVTHLDVSRDQVAEAADALRSVVMAAARAA; encoded by the coding sequence ATGCCCGAAATCCGCATCGACCTGTACAGCGATACCCAGACCCGTCCCACCCCCGGCATGCGCCAGGCCATGGCCAATGCCGAAGTGGGTGATGAACAACGCGGCGAAGACCCGTCGACCAACCGGCTCTGCGAGATGACAAAGGCACTGCTGGGCAAGGAAGCAGCGGTCTTCATGCCGTCGGGCACCATGTGCAACCAGATCGCGATCCTGGTGCAGTGCAATCCGGGCGACGACATCATTGCCGACAGGACGGCGCATATCATCAATTCCGAAGGCGGCGGCCCGGCGGTGTTCGCCGGCGCGATGATCCGCCCGGTCGATGGCGTTCGCGGCGTGTTCCAGCCGGACCAGGCGGAAGCCGCGATCCGCAAGGCCCGCCGCCATGCGCCGCGCAGCCGCATGATCGCGATCGAGCAGACGGCGAATGCCGGCGGCGGCACGGTCTGGCCGCTGGATACCATTCGCGGCGTCGGCGATGTGGCGAAGAAGCACGGCCTGGTGATGCATATGGATGGCGCGCGATTGCTGAACGCCGCGGTGGCATCCGGCGTGCCGGCGCGGGAGTTTGCCGAACCGTTCGATTCGCTCTGGCTCGACCTGTCAAAGGGGCTGGGCTGCCCGGTCGGCGCCGTTCTGGCCGGCAGCGCCGATTTCGTCGAACAGGCCTGGCAGTGGAAGCAGCGCATGGGCGGTGCGATGCGCCAGTCCGGGGTGATCGCGGCGGCCGGCGTTTACGCGCTGGAACATCACGTGGAACGCCTCGCTGAAGACCATGAAAACGCCCGGTTCTTCGCCGAATCCGTCGCCAATCTGCCGGGTATCAGGGTCGAAACCGACGGGATCGATTCCAACATGGTATTCTTCGATGTCTCGGAAACCGGCATGACCGCGGCCCAGGTGCATGACCGCCTGCTGGAACATGGCGTCCGCATCGGTGAAAATGACCGCACCCGCATGCGCGTTGTGACCCATCTGGACGTTTCCAGGGATCAGGTCGCGGAAGCCGCCGATGCGCTGCGCAGCGTCGTCATGGCGGCGGCGCGGGCCGCCTGA
- a CDS encoding TRAP transporter large permease subunit: MELIDIIIDFLPLFMFASLAILLFSGYPVAFILGGLSLIYGFIGYAFDIFSIVEFFNFLPRIWGQAAENLVLVAVPTFVFMGVMMERSGVANDMLYVCQVLLKKVPGGLAVAVAVMGTVLAAMTGIIGASVTMMTALALPSMLKQGYKHELATGVICASGTLGILIPPSIMLIIMADLLSISVGDLFLAALMPGLFLAASYVIYIAVYAGIDRSVAPPLSENELYVPRNEMPGLLVRSFFPPVFLIALIKGSILLGWATPSEAGAVGAFGATLIALYNRRLNRGMINSVCQSSGLTISFIFFIIICATCFAYVFRSLGGDDVIEDLIRHANLTSWGLLFLIMGIVFILGFFLDWVEITLIILPVFAPMVATLDFGDHVPLENRATIYWFTVLIAINLQTSFLTPPFGYALFYLKGIAPREVDLMSIYRGIIPFVILQLIALLFVIMIPTMALWLPGLN; this comes from the coding sequence ATGGAACTCATCGATATTATTATCGATTTCCTACCCTTGTTCATGTTCGCGAGTCTCGCGATACTATTATTTTCGGGCTATCCCGTCGCCTTTATTCTTGGCGGCCTATCGTTGATTTACGGTTTTATCGGTTACGCTTTCGACATTTTCTCCATTGTCGAATTTTTCAATTTCCTCCCCCGAATATGGGGCCAGGCGGCAGAGAATCTGGTGCTTGTCGCGGTGCCCACATTCGTCTTCATGGGCGTGATGATGGAGCGCAGCGGCGTCGCCAACGACATGCTGTATGTCTGTCAGGTCCTGCTGAAAAAGGTTCCCGGGGGTCTGGCGGTCGCCGTGGCCGTGATGGGCACGGTCCTCGCAGCGATGACCGGCATCATCGGCGCGTCGGTCACGATGATGACGGCGCTGGCGCTGCCCAGCATGCTGAAACAGGGCTACAAGCATGAACTGGCGACCGGCGTTATCTGCGCATCCGGAACGCTGGGCATCCTGATCCCGCCCAGCATCATGCTGATCATCATGGCCGACCTGCTCTCCATTTCGGTGGGCGACCTTTTCCTCGCCGCGCTCATGCCGGGCCTGTTCCTGGCCGCCAGCTATGTCATTTACATTGCCGTATACGCGGGCATCGACAGGAGCGTCGCGCCACCTCTTTCCGAGAATGAACTTTATGTGCCGCGCAACGAAATGCCGGGCCTGCTGGTGCGCAGTTTCTTTCCGCCGGTGTTCCTGATCGCGCTGATCAAGGGATCCATCCTGCTCGGCTGGGCAACCCCCAGCGAGGCGGGAGCGGTAGGCGCCTTCGGCGCAACGCTCATCGCCCTCTACAACCGTCGCCTGAACAGGGGCATGATCAATTCGGTCTGCCAGTCGTCCGGCCTGACCATCTCGTTCATATTTTTCATCATCATCTGCGCGACCTGCTTTGCCTATGTCTTCCGGTCGCTGGGCGGCGATGACGTCATCGAAGATCTGATCCGGCACGCCAATCTCACGTCCTGGGGACTGCTGTTCCTGATCATGGGGATCGTGTTCATCCTTGGTTTCTTCCTGGACTGGGTCGAAATCACCCTCATCATCCTGCCGGTCTTCGCGCCGATGGTCGCAACGCTGGATTTTGGCGACCACGTGCCGCTGGAAAACCGGGCGACGATCTACTGGTTCACGGTCCTGATCGCAATCAACCTTCAGACATCCTTCCTGACGCCGCCCTTCGGCTATGCGCTGTTCTACCTCAAGGGCATCGCCCCTCGAGAGGTCGACCTGATGAGCATTTACCGTGGCATCATTCCCTTCGTCATTCTTCAGCTGATCGCCCTGTTGTTCGTTATCATGATTCCGACCATGGCGCTTTGGCTTCCCGGATTGAACTGA
- a CDS encoding DUF4389 domain-containing protein — protein MAERISDAQEEYYKDRSTWVRGLFMLLFIALYHVAAVVIGAVAVLQFVWKLISGEVNPRLLSFGEDLGRYFYQIMRFLTFNTEEKPFPFTDWPSAPPAPRP, from the coding sequence ATGGCGGAACGGATATCGGATGCGCAGGAGGAGTACTACAAGGATCGTAGCACGTGGGTTCGCGGGCTGTTCATGCTGTTGTTTATCGCGCTGTATCACGTCGCGGCAGTGGTGATCGGCGCAGTAGCCGTGCTGCAGTTTGTCTGGAAACTGATCAGCGGCGAGGTCAATCCGCGCCTGCTGTCCTTCGGGGAGGATCTTGGCCGGTATTTTTACCAGATCATGCGGTTCCTGACCTTTAATACCGAAGAAAAGCCCTTCCCCTTTACCGACTGGCCCTCGGCGCCGCCCGCACCCCGGCCGTAA
- a CDS encoding CBS domain-containing protein, whose amino-acid sequence MHLHLVAYVTGVLGFMISDYLTPGPLWFHWPAMAWGVVMGVHFLYCKTLQLGGNEAWADERAADIRGKSYDVGHIRSIHAAPKLWQKAEKRTNRPVPGGPADRCIGGLGKMHAKDIMTANVVTVTRDMSVPDIASLLLTRNISGVPVVDDNGAVVGIVTEGDLIQHEDTGEAGERHTSWWLRLFGEPSDSAGHYIKTHGKRAEDVMTRDVVSVDAETPVGDIARIMAERHIKRVPVMSDGALVGIVSRSNLLRGVVTRDTVESPTADDRSIKEAILKEVNDQHWVSHGTLNVIVSGGVVELWGWVESAEERHALVVLAEGMDGVRRVEDHLGSIPRYLEAT is encoded by the coding sequence ATGCATCTCCACCTTGTCGCCTATGTGACTGGCGTTCTCGGCTTCATGATCTCCGACTACCTGACGCCGGGGCCGTTGTGGTTCCATTGGCCCGCGATGGCATGGGGGGTCGTGATGGGCGTGCATTTCCTGTACTGCAAGACCCTGCAACTGGGCGGAAACGAAGCCTGGGCGGACGAGCGGGCCGCCGATATCCGCGGGAAAAGTTATGATGTGGGTCATATACGGTCGATCCACGCCGCGCCTAAACTCTGGCAGAAGGCGGAAAAAAGGACGAATAGGCCCGTGCCAGGGGGCCCGGCTGACCGCTGTATAGGAGGATTGGGGAAAATGCATGCTAAAGATATCATGACCGCAAACGTGGTAACCGTGACCCGGGACATGAGCGTTCCCGATATTGCCAGCCTGTTGCTGACCCGCAATATCAGCGGCGTGCCCGTCGTGGATGACAACGGCGCCGTTGTCGGGATTGTCACCGAGGGAGATCTGATCCAGCACGAGGATACGGGCGAAGCCGGTGAGCGGCACACCTCATGGTGGCTGCGCCTGTTCGGCGAGCCGTCCGATTCGGCCGGGCATTATATCAAGACCCATGGCAAGCGGGCGGAGGACGTCATGACGCGCGATGTCGTTTCGGTGGATGCCGAAACGCCTGTCGGCGATATCGCCCGCATCATGGCGGAGCGCCATATCAAGCGCGTTCCGGTCATGTCCGATGGCGCACTGGTCGGCATCGTCAGCCGCTCCAACCTGCTCCGTGGCGTGGTGACGCGCGACACGGTCGAGTCGCCGACCGCCGATGACCGCTCGATCAAGGAGGCGATCCTGAAAGAGGTCAACGACCAGCACTGGGTATCGCACGGCACGCTGAATGTTATCGTTTCCGGCGGCGTCGTGGAGTTATGGGGCTGGGTTGAATCCGCGGAGGAACGGCATGCACTGGTCGTGCTGGCCGAAGGCATGGACGGGGTAAGGCGCGTCGAGGACCACCTCGGATCGATCCCGCGTTACCTGGAAGCCACCTGA
- a CDS encoding TRAP transporter substrate-binding protein: MDFKKLMKAGIAFGLVGGIGLAATGPADAAKVRWKMQSTFGSSLAHLGTSGVRFVDNVDVMSGGDINIKFFEPGALVPALECFDAASKGSVESCWTTPGYHTAKYPALAFFTTVPFGPQIGEMLAWKWFGGGQELRNEIYDKHDLIGFDGASIGPETSGWFKNEITSLEQVKGLKMRFFGLGAKVMAKLGVQTQLLAAADIYPALERGVIDATEFSMPAMDIQLGFYQAAKYNYFPGWHQQVSVNEFLVNKTAWNKLSDQQKRIIEVALGESVMHTYAETEAKNFGAMQEMQEKHGVEIRRWPDETLKAFETAWLEVVKEDSASDPIFKKVADHFYDFRAKYKVWGDAQYLKGTYQ, from the coding sequence ATGGATTTCAAGAAACTTATGAAGGCCGGCATCGCGTTCGGTCTGGTAGGCGGGATCGGTCTCGCCGCCACGGGCCCGGCGGATGCCGCGAAGGTCCGCTGGAAAATGCAGAGCACCTTCGGCAGCAGCCTGGCGCATCTCGGCACATCGGGCGTCCGCTTCGTGGATAACGTCGACGTCATGTCCGGCGGCGATATCAACATCAAGTTCTTCGAGCCGGGTGCGCTTGTGCCGGCACTGGAATGTTTCGACGCGGCGTCCAAGGGTTCGGTCGAATCATGCTGGACCACGCCAGGCTATCACACCGCGAAATATCCGGCGCTGGCGTTCTTCACAACCGTTCCGTTCGGCCCGCAGATCGGCGAAATGTTGGCCTGGAAGTGGTTCGGCGGCGGCCAGGAACTGCGCAATGAAATTTACGACAAGCACGATCTGATTGGATTCGACGGCGCGTCAATCGGCCCGGAAACCTCCGGCTGGTTCAAGAATGAAATCACCTCGCTGGAGCAGGTCAAGGGCCTGAAGATGCGCTTCTTCGGTCTCGGCGCCAAGGTCATGGCCAAGTTGGGCGTGCAGACGCAGCTGCTTGCCGCCGCGGATATTTATCCGGCACTGGAACGCGGCGTTATCGACGCCACCGAATTTTCGATGCCCGCCATGGACATCCAGCTCGGTTTCTACCAGGCCGCGAAGTACAACTACTTCCCGGGCTGGCATCAGCAGGTTTCTGTAAACGAGTTTCTGGTGAACAAGACGGCCTGGAACAAGCTCAGCGACCAGCAGAAGCGCATCATTGAGGTCGCCCTGGGTGAATCGGTCATGCATACCTATGCCGAAACAGAGGCAAAGAATTTCGGCGCCATGCAGGAAATGCAGGAAAAGCATGGGGTCGAGATTCGTCGCTGGCCGGATGAAACCCTGAAGGCGTTCGAAACCGCCTGGCTCGAAGTCGTGAAGGAAGATTCCGCAAGCGATCCGATCTTCAAGAAGGTTGCGGACCACTTCTATGACTTCCGCGCCAAGTACAAGGTCTGGGGCGATGCCCAGTACCTGAAAGGCACCTACCAGTAA
- a CDS encoding 2TM domain-containing protein, with protein MEETRQHSAVAAQRRLRWFALHLIGYVIVAAGAFGLHLMLQPATPWFLLPVVGWGAVLALHVAYVMGLFRVFSNK; from the coding sequence GTGGAAGAAACACGACAACATTCCGCTGTAGCGGCGCAAAGGCGCCTGCGCTGGTTTGCCCTGCACCTGATCGGATACGTTATCGTCGCGGCCGGGGCGTTCGGGCTGCACCTGATGCTCCAGCCGGCAACGCCCTGGTTCCTGCTGCCTGTGGTGGGATGGGGCGCGGTTCTGGCGCTGCATGTGGCTTACGTTATGGGTCTTTTCAGGGTATTCTCGAATAAATAA
- a CDS encoding acyl-CoA carboxylase subunit beta, which translates to MSDIIRQLEVKRDAARQGGGQRRIDSQHAKGKLTARERIDVFLDEGTFEEWGMFVEHTITDFGMADQKVPGDGVVTGHGRVNGRPVFVFSQDFTVFGGSLSTAHAGKICRIMDQAMKVGAPVIGLNDSGGARIQEGVASLAGYADVFQRNVMASGVIPQISVIMGPCAGGAVYSPAMTDFIFMVKDSSYMFVTGPDVVKTVTHEEVTHEDLGGAVTHTTKSSVADLAFDNDVETLLQLRRFMSFLPSSNREKPPVLPTDDPHDRAEISLDTLAPVNPNLPYDIKELIVKIVDEGDFFELQPDYAGNIVIGLARMEGSTIGIVANQPMVLAGCLDIASSRKAARFVRFCDCFNIPIVTLVDVPGFLPGTAQEYGGIIKHGAKLLFAFAEATVPKVTLITRKAYGGAYDVMSSKHLRGDVNYAWPNAEIAVMGPKGAVEIIFREDIGNAGAIEKRTEEYRTKFANPFVAGSLGYIDDVIMPHNTRRRIAGALRMLRDKQLENPWKKHDNIPL; encoded by the coding sequence ATGTCCGATATCATCCGCCAGCTGGAAGTAAAGCGCGATGCGGCGCGGCAGGGCGGCGGCCAGCGCCGCATCGACAGCCAGCACGCCAAGGGCAAGCTGACGGCCCGGGAACGGATCGACGTCTTTCTGGACGAAGGGACGTTCGAGGAATGGGGCATGTTCGTCGAGCATACCATCACCGATTTCGGCATGGCTGACCAGAAAGTCCCCGGCGACGGCGTCGTCACCGGGCATGGCCGGGTTAACGGGCGTCCGGTCTTCGTCTTCAGCCAGGATTTCACGGTTTTCGGCGGTTCGCTGTCCACCGCGCATGCGGGCAAGATCTGCCGGATCATGGACCAGGCGATGAAGGTCGGCGCGCCGGTGATCGGGCTGAACGATTCCGGCGGCGCGCGCATTCAGGAAGGCGTCGCCTCGCTGGCGGGTTATGCCGATGTGTTTCAGCGCAATGTCATGGCGTCGGGCGTGATTCCGCAGATTTCCGTGATCATGGGCCCCTGCGCCGGCGGGGCGGTGTATTCCCCGGCGATGACCGACTTCATCTTCATGGTGAAGGACAGTTCCTACATGTTCGTTACCGGCCCGGACGTGGTGAAGACGGTGACGCATGAGGAAGTGACCCATGAGGATCTTGGCGGCGCCGTGACCCATACGACCAAGTCCAGCGTCGCCGACCTGGCCTTCGACAATGACGTCGAAACCCTGCTGCAATTGCGGCGCTTCATGAGTTTCCTGCCGTCCTCGAACCGGGAAAAGCCGCCGGTGCTGCCGACCGACGATCCGCATGACCGGGCCGAGATATCGCTGGATACGCTGGCGCCGGTGAACCCGAACCTGCCCTATGACATCAAGGAACTGATCGTAAAGATCGTCGACGAAGGCGATTTTTTCGAATTGCAGCCGGATTATGCGGGCAATATCGTGATCGGCCTGGCGCGGATGGAAGGATCGACCATCGGCATCGTCGCCAATCAGCCGATGGTGCTGGCCGGCTGCCTGGATATCGCCTCGTCGCGCAAGGCGGCGCGCTTTGTCCGGTTTTGCGACTGCTTCAACATTCCCATCGTCACCCTGGTCGATGTTCCCGGCTTCCTGCCCGGGACGGCGCAGGAATATGGCGGCATCATCAAGCACGGCGCCAAGTTGCTGTTCGCCTTCGCGGAAGCGACGGTGCCCAAGGTGACGCTGATTACCCGCAAGGCCTATGGCGGCGCCTATGACGTGATGAGCTCCAAACACCTGCGCGGCGACGTGAACTACGCCTGGCCGAATGCGGAAATCGCCGTGATGGGGCCGAAGGGCGCGGTGGAGATCATCTTCCGCGAGGATATCGGCAATGCGGGGGCGATTGAAAAGCGCACCGAGGAATACCGGACGAAATTCGCCAATCCCTTCGTCGCCGGGTCGCTGGGCTATATCGACGACGTCATCATGCCGCACAATACCCGTCGCCGCATTGCCGGGGCGCTGCGCATGCTGCGCGACAAGCAACTGGAAAATCCGTGGAAGAAACACGACAACATTCCGCTGTAG
- a CDS encoding DUF2336 domain-containing protein, with protein MADKLTAADVARTMQDTSPESREQTAEKVATGYAKGALSDTERKIAEDIFRVMVKDAEERVRAALSKQLKYARGLPSDVAVGLARDVSDVVALPMLAFSEALSDADLIEIVRTQGASRQVVIAGRDLLSEAVAEALVEDGSESAVAILVGNEGAELGEVVMHKVIDRFGDSEFVHEPLVRRSILPIVVSERLVAMVSEKLRDYIVTHHDLSEDVASDMVIQSRERATLGLIGRDADTQDIEALVGQLYRNGRLTPSIILRSICAGDIHFFEAALARLSELPLVNARTLIHDEGALGLKSIYRRAGLSRKMFPAYRVAFDMARENEHERSDIDPDAVMRRTLERVLTHFEDMFDDSNHEDMNFLLNKLGNLANAA; from the coding sequence ATGGCTGATAAACTGACCGCCGCAGACGTCGCGCGGACGATGCAGGACACGTCACCGGAGAGCCGCGAGCAGACGGCGGAGAAGGTCGCGACCGGTTATGCCAAAGGCGCCCTGAGCGATACAGAGCGGAAAATTGCCGAGGATATCTTTCGAGTCATGGTCAAGGACGCCGAGGAACGCGTCCGCGCGGCCCTGTCGAAACAACTGAAGTATGCGCGGGGATTGCCGTCTGATGTCGCCGTCGGCCTTGCCAGGGACGTGAGCGACGTGGTTGCCCTGCCGATGCTGGCGTTTTCCGAGGCGCTATCGGACGCGGACCTGATCGAAATCGTGCGAACCCAGGGCGCCAGCCGGCAGGTCGTCATCGCGGGGCGGGATCTCCTTTCGGAGGCCGTCGCCGAGGCGCTGGTCGAAGACGGCAGCGAAAGCGCGGTCGCTATCCTGGTCGGCAACGAAGGGGCCGAACTGGGCGAGGTGGTCATGCATAAGGTCATTGATCGCTTTGGCGACAGTGAATTCGTGCACGAGCCGCTGGTCCGGCGCAGCATATTGCCGATCGTCGTATCGGAACGGCTGGTCGCGATGGTTTCAGAAAAGCTGCGGGACTATATCGTCACGCATCACGATCTTTCGGAGGACGTGGCAAGTGACATGGTCATTCAAAGCCGCGAGCGTGCGACCCTGGGGCTGATCGGCCGCGATGCCGATACCCAGGATATCGAGGCCCTTGTCGGACAGCTTTACCGCAACGGGCGGCTGACGCCGTCGATCATCCTGCGATCGATCTGCGCCGGCGACATCCATTTCTTCGAGGCGGCGCTGGCCCGCCTGTCGGAACTGCCGCTGGTCAATGCCCGGACCCTGATTCATGACGAGGGGGCGCTGGGCCTGAAATCGATTTACAGACGCGCGGGATTGTCCCGGAAGATGTTTCCGGCGTATCGCGTTGCCTTCGACATGGCGCGGGAGAATGAGCACGAGCGGTCGGATATCGACCCGGACGCCGTCATGCGGCGCACCCTGGAACGGGTCCTCACGCATTTCGAGGATATGTTCGACGACAGCAATCACGAAGACATGAATTTCCTGCTGAACAAGCTTGGGAATCTTGCCAACGCGGCCTGA